One Streptomyces sp. V4I8 genomic window carries:
- a CDS encoding S8 family serine peptidase: MVTNRRTRTAVVGAALTGLIAVLPMAPAHAATSTPVEWEGNALGLSSAQQLSQGEGVTVAVLDSGVVPDHPAVKGRVTTGPDYFKDGLDSQSPEWGGHGTAMASDVLKVAPKAKILSVRVISDEKESDDGSVERRRGASPIVEGIYYAVDHGADVISMSLGTGEVANFADRDEVAAIGYALSHGVAVLAAAGNSGGKLNEIAFPPGYAGAIAVAATNQSGGRAEFSTVHTYNELAAPGVDITSAKNTGGFEAVQGTSPATALASGVVALMLSHNPKLTPAQTRAILTSTARHPQGGWNAFVGYGQINAAAAVNAAASPPDDKTVPVKYEGKEHFASPVGTSKTAHPAMEQEVWLTGLGAAGVGLLMVIGGLLLALRGRRRAGAGTTGMAPPPGPFRT; the protein is encoded by the coding sequence GCGCCGCGCTGACCGGTCTCATCGCTGTACTGCCGATGGCCCCCGCCCACGCCGCCACCTCAACGCCCGTAGAGTGGGAAGGCAATGCCCTTGGCCTTTCGTCAGCGCAACAGCTGAGCCAGGGCGAAGGCGTCACCGTGGCTGTTCTGGACAGTGGAGTGGTCCCGGACCACCCCGCGGTCAAGGGGCGAGTGACCACCGGTCCTGACTATTTCAAGGACGGACTTGACTCGCAGAGCCCCGAGTGGGGCGGGCACGGCACCGCCATGGCATCGGACGTACTCAAGGTCGCGCCCAAGGCCAAGATCCTTTCGGTGAGGGTCATCTCCGACGAGAAGGAGTCCGACGACGGAAGCGTCGAACGGCGGCGCGGCGCGAGTCCGATCGTGGAGGGTATCTACTACGCGGTGGATCATGGCGCCGATGTGATCTCGATGTCGCTCGGGACCGGTGAGGTCGCCAACTTCGCGGATAGGGACGAGGTCGCAGCCATCGGCTATGCCCTGAGCCATGGGGTGGCGGTGCTCGCGGCGGCCGGCAACAGTGGGGGCAAGCTCAACGAGATCGCTTTCCCACCTGGTTACGCCGGCGCCATAGCCGTGGCCGCTACGAATCAGAGTGGGGGGCGCGCCGAGTTCTCGACCGTACACACGTACAACGAATTGGCCGCCCCAGGCGTGGACATCACCAGTGCGAAGAACACGGGTGGCTTCGAGGCGGTTCAGGGCACGTCCCCAGCGACCGCGCTCGCGTCGGGCGTCGTGGCGCTGATGCTCTCCCACAACCCCAAGCTCACCCCCGCCCAGACGCGCGCGATCCTCACCAGCACGGCCCGCCACCCGCAGGGAGGGTGGAACGCCTTCGTCGGCTACGGGCAGATCAATGCAGCCGCGGCTGTGAACGCTGCGGCCTCGCCGCCTGACGACAAGACAGTGCCGGTGAAATACGAGGGCAAGGAGCACTTCGCTTCCCCCGTGGGTACGTCGAAGACCGCGCATCCTGCCATGGAGCAGGAGGTGTGGCTGACCGGACTGGGCGCCGCTGGCGTGGGGTTGCTGATGGTGATCGGCGGGCTGCTCTTGGCGCTGCGGGGCCGTCGAAGGGCCGGTGCTGGCACGACGGGCATGGCGCCACCGCCAGGACCTTTCCGAACCTGA